The following coding sequences lie in one Halorarum halophilum genomic window:
- the thiL gene encoding thiamine-phosphate kinase yields MDEREALSLLTAELPGAGDDCAVVGDRVLTTDMLHEATDFPDGVTRYTAGWRSVGASLSDVAAMGAESEAAVAAYASPELDAEELLAYVRGARDVCEAVGGEYVGGDLDRTDEFTVATTVLGLAPEPVLRSGASPGEAVCVTGSFGRSAAALRLFQRGNGEGEDGRVEDGEGDDGDGGDVERGNELFRFTPRVAAGTALRPYATAMMDSSDGLARSLHQLAEASDCGFDVEEAAVPVHPAVTDVADTAAERRELSLFFGEDFELVFTVPEEEFDAAREASPTPLARIGTATASRVEMDGDPLPDRGYDH; encoded by the coding sequence ATGGACGAACGCGAGGCGCTGTCGCTGCTCACCGCGGAACTCCCGGGCGCGGGCGACGACTGCGCGGTCGTCGGGGATCGGGTCCTCACGACGGACATGCTCCACGAGGCGACCGACTTCCCCGACGGCGTCACCCGCTACACGGCCGGCTGGCGCTCCGTCGGCGCTTCGCTCTCCGACGTCGCGGCGATGGGCGCGGAGTCCGAGGCGGCCGTCGCCGCCTACGCGTCCCCGGAACTGGACGCGGAGGAGCTCCTGGCGTACGTCCGCGGCGCGCGTGACGTCTGCGAGGCGGTCGGCGGCGAGTACGTCGGCGGCGACCTCGACCGGACCGACGAGTTCACCGTCGCGACCACCGTCCTCGGCCTCGCACCCGAACCGGTCCTGCGCTCGGGCGCGAGTCCCGGCGAGGCCGTCTGCGTGACGGGGTCGTTCGGCCGGAGCGCCGCGGCCCTCAGGCTCTTCCAGCGCGGGAACGGGGAGGGAGAGGACGGCAGAGTCGAAGACGGTGAAGGCGATGACGGCGACGGCGGGGACGTCGAACGCGGAAACGAACTGTTCCGGTTCACGCCCCGCGTCGCCGCCGGAACGGCGCTCCGACCGTACGCGACCGCGATGATGGACTCGAGCGACGGCCTCGCGCGCTCGCTTCACCAGCTCGCGGAGGCGAGCGACTGCGGGTTCGACGTCGAGGAGGCCGCCGTTCCGGTCCACCCGGCCGTGACGGACGTCGCGGACACAGCGGCAGAACGGAGGGAGCTCTCGCTGTTCTTCGGCGAGGACTTCGAACTCGTGTTCACGGTTCCCGAGGAGGAGTTCGACGCGGCGCGCGAGGCGTCACCGACACCCCTCGCGCGGATTGGGACGGCGACCGCGTCCCGCGTCGAGATGGACGGCGATCCGCTCCCCGACCGCGGGTACGACCACTGA
- a CDS encoding site-2 protease family protein: MSDAAQRDVPRPPELDAVFHLSEVRTDGERMLYYGISEVGEDALVERIWPAFREQGYEVQVVQTERGLDVVVARPYSTGIDGIPWTNLFLFCATVVSTLLVGATAWYYKSFAEIQADPLVVLEAWPFTAAVLGVLLTHELGHYVMGRYHDVDVSLPYVIPFVLPFGTMGAIIRMRGQMPDRKALFDIGVAGPLAGLAATIVVTVVGLLLGPFSVPPEVMQEGGRVIVFNNPPLLDFIADAIGQPTGYDDPTKTAHPVIMGAWVGMFFTVLNLLPVGQLDGGHIVRAMVGERQETVAALVPVALFGVAAYLHYVRDFGVNESVGLWAFWGLFSAFIAYRGPANPIDDSSLDARRMVVGVVTFLLGLACFMLVPIEVATL; this comes from the coding sequence ATGAGCGACGCGGCACAGCGTGACGTCCCCCGCCCCCCGGAACTCGACGCCGTCTTCCACCTGTCCGAGGTCCGGACCGACGGCGAGCGCATGCTCTACTACGGTATCAGCGAGGTGGGGGAGGACGCGCTGGTGGAGCGGATCTGGCCCGCGTTCCGCGAGCAGGGCTACGAGGTGCAGGTGGTCCAGACGGAGCGCGGCCTCGACGTCGTCGTCGCCCGCCCGTACTCGACGGGGATCGACGGGATCCCGTGGACGAACCTGTTCCTGTTCTGCGCGACCGTCGTCTCGACGCTGCTCGTCGGGGCGACGGCGTGGTACTACAAGTCGTTCGCCGAGATCCAGGCGGATCCCCTGGTCGTGCTCGAGGCCTGGCCGTTCACCGCCGCCGTCCTCGGCGTGCTATTGACCCACGAACTCGGACACTACGTGATGGGTCGGTACCACGACGTGGACGTCTCGCTCCCGTACGTCATCCCGTTCGTGCTCCCGTTCGGGACGATGGGCGCCATCATCCGCATGCGCGGGCAGATGCCCGACCGGAAGGCGCTGTTCGACATCGGCGTCGCGGGACCGCTCGCGGGGCTGGCGGCGACGATCGTCGTCACCGTCGTCGGCCTCCTGCTCGGCCCGTTCTCGGTTCCGCCCGAGGTCATGCAGGAGGGCGGCCGCGTCATCGTGTTCAACAACCCGCCACTGCTCGATTTCATCGCCGACGCCATCGGACAGCCGACGGGCTACGACGACCCCACGAAGACGGCCCACCCCGTCATCATGGGCGCCTGGGTCGGGATGTTCTTCACCGTGCTGAACCTGCTGCCGGTCGGCCAGCTCGACGGCGGCCACATCGTCCGCGCGATGGTCGGCGAGCGCCAGGAGACGGTCGCGGCGCTCGTGCCGGTCGCCCTGTTCGGCGTCGCCGCCTACCTCCACTACGTCAGGGACTTCGGCGTCAACGAGTCCGTCGGGCTCTGGGCGTTCTGGGGCCTGTTCTCGGCGTTCATCGCCTACCGCGGGCCGGCGAACCCGATCGACGACTCGTCGCTCGATGCCAGGCGAATGGTCGTCGGCGTCGTCACCTTCCTCCTCGGGCTGGCGTGCTTCATGCTCGTCCCGATCGAGGTGGCGACGCTCTGA
- the lysS gene encoding lysine--tRNA ligase: MSTDADDGGDGRSDDAGQVDPHAVGRGGGEDDEGEYRAFWADEVADEIEARDPEDPIVIKGGVSPSGIAHIGNFNEIIRGYFVAAVLRERGHEVRQVFTSDDRDALRKLPRKLADTDGNIVELGDVNAGALGQNLGKPYTDIPDPFEDGHDSYAAHFAALLEADAEALGIPVEMVSNTELYADGAFDEVVEHVLRNVDRARETLAKYQDKVDADYVPFMAQCSECGTLTQDVTGVNVDEGTVEYRCSGIEAGGRHIEGCGHEGTASFHEGKLPWRFEWPAQWQVLDVDFEPFGKDHAEGSWPSGVDVARNVLGIEPPVPMVYEWFTLDGESLSSSEGHVVTVSEVLDLVEPEVLRYFFARNPKKAKDLDLERLDLLVNEFDRFERVHFGEEGADGDLTAFAERAYPFVVDEVRPDRVRLPYTFAAVLGMVEDRDFRVKMARDEGHFTEGTPEWAIEDALKRVERARRWAERNDNEYNYRLQTELPDHEFDADVAAALDDLADFVADGHDGEEIQGEIYETARRHDVPVGDFFEAGYRLFFDETQGPRLGEFLGELEWEFVVRRLRREG; this comes from the coding sequence ATGAGCACTGACGCCGACGACGGCGGCGACGGCCGATCCGACGACGCCGGGCAGGTCGACCCCCACGCGGTCGGACGTGGCGGCGGGGAGGACGACGAGGGCGAGTACCGCGCCTTCTGGGCCGACGAGGTCGCCGACGAGATCGAGGCCCGCGACCCCGAGGACCCGATCGTCATCAAGGGCGGCGTCTCCCCCTCCGGCATCGCCCACATCGGGAACTTCAACGAGATCATCCGTGGCTACTTCGTCGCCGCGGTGCTTCGCGAACGCGGCCACGAGGTCCGGCAGGTGTTCACCAGCGACGACAGGGACGCGCTGCGGAAGCTCCCGCGGAAGCTCGCGGACACCGACGGGAACATCGTCGAACTCGGCGACGTGAACGCCGGCGCGCTCGGGCAGAACCTCGGCAAGCCGTACACCGACATCCCCGACCCGTTCGAGGACGGCCACGACTCGTACGCGGCCCACTTCGCGGCGCTACTGGAGGCCGACGCCGAGGCGCTCGGCATCCCGGTCGAGATGGTCTCGAACACGGAACTGTACGCCGACGGCGCGTTCGACGAGGTGGTCGAGCACGTCCTCCGGAACGTCGACCGCGCCCGCGAGACCCTGGCGAAGTACCAGGACAAGGTCGACGCCGACTACGTCCCCTTCATGGCCCAGTGCTCCGAGTGCGGCACCCTGACCCAGGACGTCACGGGCGTGAACGTCGACGAGGGGACCGTCGAGTACCGCTGTTCGGGTATCGAGGCGGGCGGCCGCCACATCGAGGGCTGCGGCCACGAGGGGACCGCCTCGTTCCACGAGGGGAAGCTGCCGTGGCGCTTCGAGTGGCCGGCCCAGTGGCAGGTGCTCGACGTCGACTTCGAGCCGTTCGGGAAGGACCACGCCGAGGGTTCGTGGCCCTCGGGGGTCGACGTCGCCCGGAACGTGCTCGGAATCGAGCCGCCGGTGCCGATGGTGTACGAGTGGTTCACGCTCGACGGCGAGTCGCTCTCGTCCTCCGAGGGCCACGTCGTCACCGTGTCGGAGGTGCTCGACCTCGTCGAGCCCGAGGTGCTGCGCTACTTCTTCGCCCGGAACCCGAAGAAGGCGAAGGACCTCGACCTGGAACGGCTCGACCTGCTCGTCAACGAGTTCGACCGCTTCGAACGGGTCCACTTCGGCGAGGAGGGGGCCGACGGGGACCTGACCGCGTTCGCCGAGCGGGCCTACCCCTTCGTCGTCGACGAGGTGCGCCCTGACCGCGTTCGGCTGCCGTACACGTTCGCGGCCGTGCTCGGCATGGTCGAGGACCGCGACTTCCGGGTGAAGATGGCCCGCGACGAGGGGCACTTCACCGAGGGGACGCCCGAGTGGGCGATCGAGGACGCCCTGAAGCGGGTCGAGCGCGCCCGCCGCTGGGCCGAGCGCAACGACAACGAGTACAACTATCGACTGCAGACGGAGCTCCCCGACCACGAGTTCGACGCCGACGTCGCGGCCGCGCTGGACGACCTTGCCGACTTCGTCGCCGACGGCCACGACGGCGAGGAGATCCAGGGCGAGATCTACGAGACGGCGCGCCGGCACGACGTGCCGGTCGGCGACTTCTTCGAGGCGGGGTACCGGCTGTTCTTCGACGAGACGCAGGGACCGCGGCTCGGGGAGTTCCTCGGCGAGCTGGAGTGGGAGTTCGTCGTGCGACGGCTCCGGCGCGAGGGATAG
- a CDS encoding PadR family transcriptional regulator has product MRKSGPPRGLISYLVLELLEEKPRYGYEILKEITEISGGHWEPSYGSVYPILYKFEDEGWAERIEREDEPDRKYFELTDAGREHLAEKRVETGGKARDFADVILGFYHVYVAFATDDRFRTDAPPDEWRFDDTFSAWIVEQMIRHHERDFGEFERIPDTPDEFYGKHGGSWEPAGSSSGSENADDGKDGGADGAEAESPPSDD; this is encoded by the coding sequence ATGCGGAAGAGCGGCCCGCCGCGTGGGCTCATCTCGTATCTCGTGCTCGAACTACTGGAGGAGAAACCGCGGTACGGGTACGAGATCCTCAAGGAGATCACGGAGATCAGCGGCGGGCACTGGGAGCCGTCCTACGGCTCCGTCTACCCCATCCTCTACAAGTTCGAGGACGAGGGGTGGGCCGAGCGCATCGAACGCGAGGACGAACCCGACCGGAAGTACTTCGAACTGACCGACGCGGGCCGCGAGCACCTCGCCGAGAAGCGCGTCGAGACCGGCGGCAAGGCCCGCGACTTCGCGGACGTCATCCTCGGCTTCTACCACGTGTACGTCGCGTTCGCCACCGACGACCGGTTCCGGACCGACGCGCCCCCCGACGAGTGGCGCTTCGACGACACCTTCTCCGCCTGGATCGTCGAGCAGATGATCCGCCACCACGAGCGCGACTTCGGGGAGTTCGAGCGCATCCCCGACACCCCCGACGAGTTCTACGGGAAACACGGCGGCTCGTGGGAACCGGCGGGTAGTAGTTCGGGATCGGAGAACGCCGACGACGGCAAGGACGGAGGGGCCGACGGCGCCGAGGCGGAGAGCCCTCCGAGCGACGACTGA
- a CDS encoding DUF2243 domain-containing protein: MSDQGETWLGLRRRVKPLVLAGVSLGLGLGGFFDGIVLHQILQWHHMLSSHPDPSIAADLRLNVLADGLFHAATYAFTVLGIGLLYRAWRNPAVPPSGRTLFGSVVLGWGVFNLVEGIVNHQLLGIHHVWPAGPGSVLLWDVTFLVWGLLFVGGGYAIVRGDDAASSVREAERDRAERT; the protein is encoded by the coding sequence ATGAGCGACCAGGGGGAGACGTGGCTCGGTCTCCGACGACGCGTGAAACCGCTCGTCCTGGCCGGGGTGTCCCTCGGGCTGGGGTTGGGCGGGTTCTTCGACGGGATCGTCCTCCATCAGATCCTGCAGTGGCACCACATGCTCTCCTCCCATCCCGACCCGAGCATCGCGGCCGACCTGCGACTGAACGTGCTGGCCGACGGCCTCTTCCACGCCGCGACGTACGCGTTCACCGTCCTCGGGATCGGCCTCCTCTATCGCGCGTGGCGGAACCCCGCCGTGCCGCCGTCGGGCCGGACGCTGTTCGGGTCGGTGGTCCTCGGCTGGGGCGTGTTCAACCTCGTTGAGGGGATCGTGAACCACCAGCTCCTCGGCATCCACCACGTCTGGCCAGCCGGCCCCGGATCCGTGCTCCTGTGGGACGTCACGTTCCTCGTCTGGGGCCTCCTGTTCGTCGGCGGCGGATACGCCATCGTTCGGGGTGACGACGCCGCCTCATCGGTCCGCGAGGCGGAGCGGGACCGGGCGGAGCGGACTTGA
- a CDS encoding lysylphosphatidylglycerol synthase transmembrane domain-containing protein gives MDRDQMRATVLGFLGAFAVLAVMLYVVGVDDLLTQLSRADTGLVLLVIGFTVAWLAAWAIALRTVLGVLGVELSVVKSFLVFNGAMFSNNVTPFGQAGGEPVTALLISKIADTEYEKGLAAIASVDTLNFVPSITLALVGAGYFATETTFGTRLRFATGIVVLIAVAVPGLVYVGWQHRYTLERRVVSAFTPVVQRLTGVIPGVTIPDPAAIESRIGHFFGAIERVATDREGIAVSLAASTLGWAFQMLGLWFAFEAIGASIPLSAVLFVVPMGAIAGVTPLPGGAGGIEAVLVAVLSALPGVMISPGTALAAVVIYRGAVYWVPVLIGGTVVSVVGADRLG, from the coding sequence ATGGATCGGGACCAGATGCGCGCCACGGTGCTCGGATTCCTCGGCGCGTTCGCGGTCCTCGCCGTGATGCTGTACGTCGTCGGCGTCGACGACCTGTTGACGCAACTCTCCCGAGCAGACACCGGACTGGTGCTGCTCGTCATCGGGTTCACGGTCGCCTGGCTCGCCGCCTGGGCCATCGCGCTCCGGACGGTGCTCGGCGTGCTCGGCGTGGAGCTGTCGGTCGTGAAGTCGTTCCTCGTGTTCAACGGCGCCATGTTCTCGAACAACGTCACCCCGTTCGGGCAGGCCGGCGGGGAGCCGGTGACCGCGCTCCTCATCTCGAAGATCGCGGACACCGAGTACGAGAAGGGGCTGGCCGCCATCGCCAGCGTGGACACGCTGAACTTCGTCCCCTCGATCACGCTCGCGCTCGTCGGCGCGGGCTACTTCGCGACGGAGACGACGTTCGGAACCAGGCTCCGGTTCGCGACGGGAATCGTCGTGCTGATCGCGGTCGCGGTCCCGGGACTGGTGTACGTCGGCTGGCAGCACCGCTACACGCTGGAGCGCCGCGTCGTCTCGGCGTTCACCCCCGTCGTCCAGCGCCTGACAGGCGTCATTCCGGGCGTCACGATCCCGGACCCGGCGGCCATCGAATCGCGCATCGGCCACTTCTTCGGCGCCATCGAGCGGGTCGCCACCGACCGGGAGGGGATCGCGGTCTCGCTGGCCGCCTCGACGCTCGGCTGGGCGTTCCAGATGCTCGGGCTCTGGTTCGCCTTCGAGGCCATCGGCGCCTCGATCCCCCTCTCGGCGGTGCTGTTCGTCGTCCCGATGGGCGCCATCGCGGGCGTGACGCCGTTGCCCGGCGGCGCGGGCGGCATCGAGGCGGTGCTCGTCGCCGTGCTCTCGGCGCTCCCCGGGGTCATGATCTCGCCGGGGACGGCCCTCGCGGCGGTGGTCATCTATCGCGGTGCGGTCTACTGGGTGCCTGTGCTCATCGGCGGAACGGTCGTGAGTGTCGTCGGCGCGGACAGGTTGGGGTGA
- the pyrH gene encoding UMP kinase, whose translation MRVVISLGGSVLAPELDPERVAGHASVIERLADEGCELGTVVGGGGVARDYISAAREIGANEVQLDQIGIDVTRINARLLIAALGQIVDPTPARDYDEAGNAIRRGDISVMGGVMPGQTTDAVAAALAEYVDADLLVYATGADGIFDADPNEVDDAEQYGELSPAELVEVIAPMSRDAGASAPVDILAAKLIERSGMRTIVLDGHDPTAVEDAVLRGEHTGTDIVPAGGGEPTYWAQR comes from the coding sequence ATGAGAGTCGTCATTTCCCTCGGCGGGAGCGTGCTCGCGCCGGAACTCGACCCGGAGCGCGTCGCGGGCCACGCGTCCGTCATCGAGCGCCTCGCGGACGAGGGGTGCGAACTGGGGACAGTCGTCGGAGGCGGGGGCGTCGCCCGTGACTACATAAGCGCCGCCCGAGAGATCGGTGCCAACGAGGTCCAGCTCGACCAGATCGGCATCGACGTGACCCGCATCAACGCCCGCCTGCTCATCGCGGCGCTCGGGCAGATCGTCGACCCGACGCCCGCCCGCGACTACGACGAGGCCGGCAACGCCATCCGCCGGGGCGACATCTCCGTCATGGGCGGCGTGATGCCCGGCCAGACGACCGACGCGGTCGCCGCCGCGCTCGCCGAGTACGTCGACGCCGACCTGCTCGTGTACGCGACCGGCGCGGACGGCATCTTCGACGCCGACCCGAACGAGGTCGACGACGCCGAGCAGTACGGCGAACTGTCTCCCGCCGAACTGGTCGAGGTTATCGCGCCGATGAGCCGGGATGCCGGCGCCTCCGCACCGGTCGACATCCTCGCGGCGAAGCTCATCGAGCGCTCGGGGATGCGCACCATCGTCCTCGACGGGCACGACCCCACCGCCGTGGAGGACGCCGTGCTGCGCGGCGAGCACACGGGCACGGACATCGTCCCGGCGGGCGGCGGGGAGCCGACCTACTGGGCCCAGCGATGA
- a CDS encoding DNA-binding protein, with translation MSETPDDERIQELREQKMQELQDQAGDEADQEAQQAAQEQAERQQDALLKQYLTDGARQRLNAVEMSKPEFAQQVKKQVTALAQSGRLNDRIDEEQMKSLLRELQPDQKSFDIRRR, from the coding sequence ATGAGTGAAACCCCCGACGACGAGCGAATTCAGGAGCTTCGGGAACAGAAGATGCAGGAACTCCAGGACCAGGCGGGCGACGAGGCCGACCAGGAGGCCCAGCAGGCCGCTCAAGAACAGGCGGAACGTCAGCAGGACGCGCTGCTCAAGCAGTACCTCACCGATGGCGCCCGCCAGCGGCTCAACGCCGTGGAGATGAGCAAGCCCGAGTTCGCACAGCAGGTGAAAAAGCAGGTCACGGCCCTGGCCCAGAGCGGCCGACTCAACGACCGGATCGACGAGGAGCAGATGAAGTCGCTGCTGCGGGAGCTCCAGCCCGACCAGAAGAGCTTCGACATCCGTCGTCGCTGA
- a CDS encoding DUF7411 family protein, with amino-acid sequence MDLALLYSGGKDSSLAALVLDGFYDVRLVTAHFDVTDDHEHARRAAAALGLPFETHELDRDVAAEAVGTMREDGYPRNGIQWVHEHALEEVAALDVDAVADGTRRDDRVPSVSRAFAQSLEDRHEVDYIAPLSGFGRNAVDRLVEETLDVESGPSEEIPKADYEGELRELLRAEGGEEAVVDVFPAHEQTYVRGTLD; translated from the coding sequence ATGGACCTCGCGCTCCTGTACAGCGGCGGGAAGGACTCCTCGCTCGCGGCGCTCGTGCTCGACGGCTTCTACGACGTGCGGCTCGTCACGGCTCACTTCGACGTCACCGACGATCACGAGCACGCGCGTCGGGCGGCCGCCGCGCTCGGGCTCCCGTTCGAGACGCACGAACTCGATCGCGACGTCGCCGCGGAAGCGGTCGGGACCATGCGCGAGGACGGCTACCCGCGGAACGGCATCCAGTGGGTCCACGAGCACGCCCTGGAGGAGGTCGCCGCGCTCGACGTCGACGCCGTGGCGGACGGCACCCGGCGCGACGACCGCGTCCCCTCGGTGTCCCGGGCGTTCGCCCAGTCGCTGGAGGACCGCCACGAGGTGGACTACATCGCGCCCCTCTCGGGGTTCGGCCGGAACGCGGTCGACCGGCTCGTCGAGGAGACGCTCGACGTGGAGTCGGGCCCCAGCGAGGAGATCCCCAAGGCCGACTACGAGGGGGAACTCCGCGAACTCCTCCGCGCCGAGGGGGGAGAGGAGGCGGTCGTCGACGTGTTCCCGGCCCACGAGCAGACGTACGTCCGCGGGACGCTGGACTGA
- a CDS encoding 30S ribosomal protein S19e, producing the protein MVTLYDVPAADLIEEVADRLEDRIEEPEWAGFTKTGSDRELPPQQEDFWFVRTASLLRKVADNGPIGVERLATEYGGSKDGSTRYRVAPAGHAAGSKKIIRVALQQLEEEGFVETAKGEGRRITDEGRGFLDEAAGDVLEELDRPELERYA; encoded by the coding sequence ATGGTCACTCTCTACGACGTCCCGGCGGCGGACCTCATCGAGGAGGTCGCCGACCGGCTCGAGGATCGCATCGAGGAGCCGGAGTGGGCCGGCTTCACGAAGACGGGTTCGGACCGCGAACTCCCGCCTCAGCAGGAGGACTTCTGGTTCGTCCGGACGGCCTCGCTGCTCCGCAAGGTCGCGGACAACGGCCCCATCGGCGTCGAGCGCCTCGCCACCGAGTACGGCGGCTCGAAGGACGGCTCGACGCGCTACCGCGTCGCCCCCGCCGGCCACGCCGCCGGTTCGAAGAAGATCATCCGCGTCGCGCTCCAGCAGCTCGAGGAGGAGGGCTTCGTCGAGACGGCCAAGGGCGAGGGTCGCCGCATCACCGACGAGGGTCGCGGCTTCCTCGACGAGGCCGCCGGCGACGTGCTCGAGGAGCTCGATCGGCCGGAGCTCGAACGCTACGCGTAG
- a CDS encoding molybdopterin synthase encodes MQALSIVGPDAYTVLDSLAARLDGRVATVRRGERDMDLGPEDLDVHLSDDGRWHAAGRGDSFDALLDRLAPEYDYAIVAGFSRLRLPTVVIGEESVPGEVVERDDEVGDLDLDALADLIDDVEPHVTLEELVREVKTHPDAERSGAIATFTGRVRAKDSPDDDRTTHLAFEKYEGVAEDRMATIEAELTEREGVFAVRMHHRVGVIEDGEDIVFVVVLAGHRREAFRTVEDGIDRLKDEVPIFKKETTTDEEFWVHDRA; translated from the coding sequence ATGCAAGCTCTGAGCATCGTCGGGCCCGACGCCTACACCGTGCTCGACTCGCTCGCCGCGCGCCTCGACGGGCGCGTGGCGACCGTCCGTCGGGGCGAGCGGGACATGGATCTCGGCCCCGAGGACCTCGACGTCCACCTGAGCGACGACGGGCGGTGGCACGCCGCCGGACGGGGCGACTCCTTCGATGCGCTCCTCGACCGGCTCGCGCCGGAGTACGACTACGCCATCGTCGCCGGGTTCTCGCGACTCAGGCTGCCGACTGTCGTCATCGGCGAGGAGTCCGTGCCGGGCGAGGTCGTCGAGCGCGACGACGAGGTCGGCGACCTCGACCTCGACGCCCTCGCGGACCTGATCGACGACGTCGAGCCACACGTCACGCTGGAGGAACTCGTCCGGGAGGTGAAGACCCACCCGGACGCCGAACGCTCGGGCGCCATCGCGACGTTCACGGGCCGGGTACGCGCGAAGGACTCGCCCGACGACGACCGAACGACCCACCTCGCGTTCGAGAAGTACGAGGGTGTCGCCGAGGACCGGATGGCGACCATCGAGGCGGAACTGACCGAGCGGGAGGGGGTGTTCGCAGTGCGGATGCACCACCGCGTCGGCGTCATCGAGGACGGGGAGGACATCGTCTTCGTGGTCGTGCTCGCCGGCCACCGGCGCGAGGCGTTCCGGACCGTCGAGGACGGGATCGACCGCCTGAAGGACGAGGTCCCCATATTCAAGAAGGAAACGACGACCGACGAGGAGTTCTGGGTCCACGACCGCGCGTGA
- a CDS encoding EamA family transporter: MYVQPGVLFALAAALLWGVYLFALKRYFDAYPATVLTVLVNSFALVWYLPVVSTRVTPADLPAVEGLGPTDALALVGAVLGVGVGFVLFLHALALGEVSYVAPINKVVPVFVLPLEVALLAADVPPLAVAGIVVVTFAVYVANYRGGDPTEPLRRAASSRAAQLALLSAAVFAVGDVAKRAVLDQVGVPPEALVPTVLGGVVLLLLPSAVRNWPAERPPYRAFAAVGLLVAGAEHFTSIAFAEVPASIASPIVNTQAVVAVVLGGVLLGETRLGTRLVAAALAVVGVGLLAV; this comes from the coding sequence GTGTACGTTCAGCCGGGCGTCCTCTTCGCCCTCGCCGCCGCGCTGCTCTGGGGCGTCTACCTCTTCGCGCTCAAGCGCTACTTTGACGCGTACCCGGCCACCGTGCTGACGGTTCTCGTCAACAGCTTCGCGCTCGTCTGGTACCTGCCGGTCGTCTCGACGCGCGTCACGCCGGCCGACCTCCCGGCAGTCGAGGGACTCGGACCTACCGACGCGCTGGCGCTCGTCGGCGCCGTCCTCGGCGTCGGCGTCGGGTTCGTCCTGTTCCTGCACGCGCTCGCGCTCGGCGAGGTCTCCTACGTCGCGCCGATCAACAAGGTCGTCCCGGTGTTCGTCCTCCCGCTTGAGGTGGCGCTGCTCGCGGCCGACGTGCCGCCGCTCGCGGTCGCCGGGATCGTCGTCGTCACCTTCGCGGTGTACGTCGCGAACTACCGCGGCGGCGACCCGACGGAACCGCTCAGGCGGGCCGCGAGTTCGCGGGCCGCACAGCTCGCGCTCCTCTCGGCCGCCGTCTTCGCCGTCGGCGACGTGGCCAAGCGCGCCGTGCTCGACCAGGTCGGGGTTCCGCCGGAAGCCCTCGTTCCGACGGTACTCGGCGGCGTGGTGCTGCTGTTGCTCCCCAGCGCCGTCCGAAACTGGCCCGCCGAGCGCCCGCCGTACCGCGCATTCGCGGCGGTCGGGCTACTTGTCGCGGGCGCCGAGCACTTCACCTCCATCGCGTTCGCGGAGGTGCCCGCCAGCATCGCCTCGCCCATCGTGAACACCCAGGCCGTCGTCGCGGTAGTGCTCGGCGGCGTCCTCCTCGGGGAGACCCGACTCGGGACGCGCCTCGTCGCCGCCGCGCTCGCGGTCGTCGGCGTCGGCCTGCTGGCTGTCTGA
- a CDS encoding DUF7123 family protein yields the protein MSATANPSTETDVDSPSKEERLKDFLLAKAQDGELYFKSKFIADEVGLSPKEIGALMVKLTDSASELTIEKWSYTSATTWRIEPA from the coding sequence ATGAGCGCAACCGCAAACCCCTCCACTGAAACCGACGTCGATAGCCCCTCCAAGGAAGAGCGACTCAAGGACTTCCTACTCGCCAAGGCGCAGGACGGCGAGCTCTACTTCAAGAGCAAGTTCATCGCGGACGAGGTCGGTCTCTCCCCGAAGGAGATCGGCGCCCTGATGGTGAAGCTTACCGACTCCGCCTCGGAGCTTACCATCGAGAAGTGGTCGTACACGAGCGCGACCACGTGGCGCATCGAACCCGCGTAA